DNA from Fibrobacter sp. UWB15:
AAGAGTGAGGGAAATTTTATGAAGTATGGTTTGTTAAAAGCCTTTGCGTTGGGATGCGTCTTCCCACTCACTATAGCGCTGAATGCGTGTGACGACGACGGTTCTACCTCTAGCCCGGCGGAACAGTTGTCGACGGAGGTCGACCAGGCAAAGACAGGCTCCGAATCTACAAAGTCTTCGAGCAGCACGAAGGCCGGAGGTTCCTCCTCTTCTTCAGAGAAATCAAATAACGCAGCCAAAAGTTCCAGTTCAAATTCAAAGGGCACCTATTCCCCCTGTTTGAACACGAGTGTTAGCTATGGGAAAGTGACTGACTCCCGAGATGGGCAGGTCTATAGAACTGTAACCATTGGGACTCAGACCTGGATGGCCGAGAATTTGAATTATGCTGCTTACGTTGATGTTCCTATTTCCTTGAATGATGAAGGACCTTATAAGTCTGATTCATCGAGTTGGTGCTATGACAATGATCCGGTAGATTGCGAAAAATATGGTCGATTGTTCACTTGGGGTGTCGCAATGGATAGTGCTGCGCGGTACTCTACAACAGGAAAGGGCTGCGGCTATGACGGTGGAAACATGTGCACGACAAGTGGATTTGTTCGTGGAATATGTCCCTCTGGTTGGCACTTACCCTCTGCTGAGGAATGGAACCGACTTTTAGTTGCTGTAGGATCGAGGCCTAAGATTGTTGGCGGTCTTCCTATGGCGTACAATATCGGGTCTAAATTAAAATCGTCATGCGGATGGGACGAGGACGGTAATGGGACGGATGATTTTGGTTTTTCCGCTAATCCCGCTGGTTCTGCCACAACAGGTTACTTTCATGATTTGGGCCAAAATGTATACTTTTGGTCGTCTGATGCCAATGGTTATGTCTATGGTATTTCATGGAAACTTTCTAAGAGTAATGACCTTATGAAAGCGACTAATTCTTTGAAGTTCTATGGACGTTACGTTAGATGCATGAGGGATGAGGTAAATCTGCCAGAAAGTATGTCCCTTTGCGGTGTAAAAAAAGACAGTTGGGTTTATTTGAATCCGAACATAGATTACGGTTGTATGACCGATAATCGAGATGGTCAGGTATATGCGACTGTATCCATCGGTTCCCAAATTTGGATGGCGGAAAATTTGAATTATGAGCCACGCGACGGGTGGAGCGCGTGTTATAATAATACCGCTAGATACTGTGATGTGTATGGTCGCCTTTATTCTTTTGCTGCGGCTATGGATTCCGTGAATCAAGGTGGTTGCGGACGCGGTGTTGATTGTACGCCAAACATTCCTCATCGTGGAATCTGCCCAGATGGCTGGCACATACCTACGAGAACGGAATTTGACACATTGCTTTCCACGGTCGGTATTGATGATTCTACGAGGTCTGTTGGCCTGCGTTCCAAAGCCTGGATGTTGGGATTGGATGATTATGGTTTTTCGGCGGCGCCAACCGGTCATGCCTATATATGTGGGGAGGATGAATCTTTCTCGTCGCTTGACGAGATAACCGATTTTTGGTCCGTGGACGGATCGTTGTATATTAAAGATTATTCTGCAAAGTGGACAAATGGCAACGGACGATGCTATCCGCGAAGTGTCCGCTGCATAAAAGATTGATAAAATTCAATTCTAGTCCAGGCAATTGTTGATTTGCTTGCGAATGTTCATAGGGCCTCCAAACGGAATCTTTTAATTTGTTATACCCCCAAAATATCCTTTTTTCTAATCCTATGAACGGGAAATGCTTTTTTTCGTCTTATAGGGGCTCTTTATGAGCCGAGGTAGAAACTCGTTCAAAACTCAAATTTCAGCCTTTCCATTCTGCAAATTCGGCCAATCCGTCAATATTTATTGACAATTCAAGCAAAACAATATATATTTATTGACATTATGGGTAAGAAAAGCGTAACTCTACTACCGAAAACAGGTAAAATTCTTGAACAGATGGGAGAGCAAATCCGTCTGGCTCGCATGCGTCGTAAAATTTCTGTCGCGCTTGCTGCCGAAAGGGCGGGCGTCAGCCGAGCATCGGTATGGGCGGTGGAAAAAGGTTCCGCGGCAGTGGCCATCGGCATTTACGCAGCAGTACTCCACGCCATAAGCGGCATGGACACCGACCTTCTCAAGGTCGCCGCAGACGACGAACTCGGACAAAAACTCCACGACATCGAACTCCTGAAGAAATATCACCCGGAGGGCAAGTGAAGCAGATTTTGGTTTACGAGAACTGGCTGCGCGCAGCCCCCACGCGCATCGGCACGCTCTTTGTGGAAGGTGCAAGAGGCAAAGAAGTCTGTTCATTCGAGTACGACAACGAATGGCTAAAGCACTCCGGTAGCTTTATGCTGGACCCGGACCTGTCCCTTTTCAAGGGTCGGCAGTTCGTTCCTGTCGGCAAGGAACTTTTCGGCATATTCGAAGATTCGTGCCCCGACCGGTGGGGACGCACGCTCATGGACCGGCGGGAATCCATAATCGCCCGGTCCGAATCGAGAAAGCCCCGAAAACTCACGGAAAGCGACTACCTGCTCGGCGTTCACGACATGTCCCGCATGGGAGCTTTGCGGTTCAAAGCGAACGAGGACGGCCCCTTCCTTTCGGACGATTCCGACATGGCAGCCCCTCCGTGGGTCGCCCTCCGCAAACTAAACGACGCCGTAGCCGCATTCGAAAGCGACACCACGCACTCGGACAAATGGCTACAGATGCTAATTGCGCCGGGTTCCTCGTTAGGGGGCGCACGCCCTAAAGCAAACGTCATTGCACCGGATGGCAGCCTTTGGATAGCAAAGTTTCCTTCCAAGAACGACAAGATAAACTGCGGCGCTTGGGAAAAAACGGTCTATGAACTTGCGGAAATGTGCGGATTGAACGTTTCGGAAAGTCGCCTTGAAAAATTTTCGCGATACGGTTCCACTTTTCTCGTAAAAAGATTTGACCGAGAGTCCGGTCGGAGAATCCACTTCACGTCGGCTATGGCCCTGCTCGGCCACACTGACGGGGACGATGACTGCGGATACACCGAAATCGCCTCCTTCATCAAGTCTGCCGGAGCAGCGCCCAAAAAGGACCTTCTTGAACTCTGGAAACGGATTGTATTCAACATTCTCGTATCCAACACCGACGACCACTTGCGTAACCACGGTTTTCTCTTGTCCGAAAAAGGGTGGACGCTTTCGCCCCTGTTCGATGTAAACCCGAATCCGTACGGGGAATTCCTCTCGCTGAATATTTCTGACAACGATTCCACACTATCATTGGAACTCGCCCAGGATGTTTGCGAACTTTACGGAATACCTGCGGCAAAAGCAAAGGCGACCATTACCGAAATGCAAAAAATCGTCAAAGCAAATTGGCGTAAAACCGCAACAAGGAACGGGATTTCCCGTAACGAACAATCCTTTATGGAAAGCGCCTTTGCATCTAGGTAATCATCCAATTTTTCTGATTTTTTCAGCGTCAAACCGTTTGCGAACCCGCATAAAATAAGGTATATTCAGAAAGCAAGTCTTATAGTGGCTCTTTATGAGCCGAGGAAAACGTAAAAAGTTTCTTTGACAAGTATTTCGGAATCTGCGGATTCGAGGAGTAAAAAATGGAACAATCAGGCATAATCTCTTTTATAACGGCTAACGGAGTTGTAATAGTAATTGTGCTACTATTACTTCTAACGCTATTAATCGCCTTTGTTGCACTTTGCGTAACTGAAATCAGTTGGATATATCGTAGCAATAGAGAGCAAGCAGACAAACTTGAAGAAATTAAAAATAGTCAAAATGAAAGTTTCAATTCTCTAATAGGAGTCGTTCGTTCTCTCAGAGAAGATGTTGAAGAAGTGAAAGAACTTATCGACCAAATTGAATGTGACTCCAACCAGGAAGAAACGAAGAAATATCAAGAAGAAATGGTTAAAGCGCAAAGAAACATTGTTTCCTACTTAAAAGAGCAAATATCTCCAGAACAGGTGCGCGCTTATTTTACAGCCGATGGCATGAAAATTCTAAATCTTGTTATAGAGAATCAAAACAAATTTTATTCTTTCGATAACGTATCATTGTCAATAGATTATGTTGAATCATACAACAAAAATGAGTCTGAAAAAATCAAGAAAATGTGCGACATAATCGATTCGGTAAAAAATATCTCTGTCGCACCGGAAGAACACTACGTAATTCCTTTAGATAAAGCCGACATGACAATAAAGGAGATTTATATAGAGGCTAAAATTTCGATAACAGTGCATATCACAATCACTTACTGTATCAACAACGTTCAAAAAGAAGTATCTGTGGAACTACCTCTTTTTTAAGCAAAAAAATACAAAACCTAACTAAATTAGGTTTTAAATCTTATAGGGGCTCTTTATGAGCGAAGGTTAAACCTCCGAAGACTCGCCCACCCGCTTCTTGAAATTGACCTTACTCTCATTGGAAAGCAAGAAGTCTATCTCCATGGAGTTGCGGTTGCCAAAAATCACCCCTTAGAACATCACCCGGTACGGGATCTGCTTTTCAAAGCTACGGCCCTTGAGGTCGCGGTAGGCCTTGCGGGCGGGCACCTGCAAATCGTGGCGGACAGCACGCGGGGCAATCGCGGTCGTTCCGCTGCTGGAACTAGACTGCGGTTCAGCGGTTCCTGAGCTGGTCGAAGGGTCGCTGGAGCTGGAAACTGGGTCGCCACACGGTGCTTGGTTACAGACAACCTGCATCGGCTCAAAGATGAGATTCCCGAGAATCGCCTCGCCGGAAATTCCCGATGCCGTCAGGTACAGGTCCTTGATGCCGCGCAGGCCCATATCGCCCGAGCATTTCGCCGCAGACCAGCCGCCACCCATGAGAGATCTATTTGACAGGTCACATGTGAAGACCGCAGTCCCGTCCTTCTTGCCGTCGCGAATCACGATCTTACCCGACGAAGCATTTTTCACCTGAAGGAAAACGTCTCCGATATCCTTGAGCGAATCAAGCACCACGTTCTCGAAAATCGCATAGCCGCCGTCCTTGATGGCGAACTCGTCGTCCTTCGTGAGACGCACGCGGATGCCGTTGTCAAAGCCGTTCGCGGGAATCGTATCGCGGATAATGCGCAAGAAGTCAATGCGGTCGAGTTCCGCAAAATTTCCGTTCGGCGAAGGTTCCAGTTCGATGAAGTTGCCACCGCGCTTGAGTTTCGCAGGCACCATCACCACAGAATTTTCGGGGAAAGTGCCCCAGGAACCCGTCGGCGGAAGCGTCACCGTCTGCGACTTGCCATTCACTGTCACCTTGTGCGTCGCGGCCGCATCGCCACCGTTCGCGTAGCGGTAACGTAGCAGGTAATCGCCCGCCTGCATGATGTTCATCGGCAGGCGAATCTTGGAGCCCTCGGTATTCACGTACGCGAGGTATTCCCCGTTCGAGGCCGTATTGCTCCGCGTAATCGCGAGGTCGCCCGAAACAGCGCGGGTCAGCGCGCCGTGCTCGACTTCGGCGCTCAAATAACGCCCGAGGAAGGGCTGTCCCATCTCAGCCCAGTTATCCTCGGTGAAGACGACATCACGTATATGAATGTGATTGTACTTGTCTCCGTTCAAGTCGTAGTAGTGGTGCACAAATCGCACGCGGTTCAGGTCCTGGAAGGCTTCGCCGCCGCCCGGGCCCACGTAGCGCCCGTAGCGTTCCAACAGAATCGTGCCGCCGCCGTTCGCCATATTGTAACCCGCGCGGTCCTTGTACGGTCCGGTTACTTTATCTGCACGACCGTAAGCCGTCTTGTAGGTGGTCTGCTCGATGTTTGCGCCCTGCTGGCAGCACTTGTCCCATGCGGTGAACAGGAAATACTGCCCGCCATGCTCAATCAGGCTCGGGCCTTCTTCGGCGCCGCCGCTCGCGCTGCTGGTACGGCGCGCAATGTTGTAGACCGTCTTGTCGTCGCTCGCCTGGTAGCCTGTCGTTGCATCTAACTTAATCAGCTGAATGCCCAACCCGAACGAACCGAAAGCCATCCAGTAATTGCCCTCGGTGTCACGCACAACGTCGGCGTCGATGGCATTGTACTTGTCGCTAGTCGTCGTGTGGAAAACGTGGCCGTGGTCGGTCCAGCCGTAGCCCGATGAGCCCGGCATAATGGACTTTGTGGACTGGTAGCCGATTGCCGAAGAACGCTTGCCAAAGACGGACACGCAGTAGTAAACGCGGTACTCGCCGTTCATGTAGAAAACGTCGGGAGCCCAGATGCCCTCGGTGCCCGGAGCATAGGTGTAGGCCCACTGCGGAATGGCGCTCACGGTCGACTTGTGGTCGCGCCAGGTGTATGCGTCTTCGGATGTCCAGAGCTGCAGATTGTTGTTGGTGCTCATGAGGGCGTAGCCGTCCTCGAACCGTACCATGCTCGGGTCGTGACCGGGTTGCAAATTATCCTTCGCATACCAGTCGGCAGCGGAGGACGTTGCAACACCAAGCGACGCTCCCAATAGCGCCACGAAACCAAAAGATTTTCCCAGGCCCATAACCATTATAAACTCCCTGACGACACGTCTAATCTAAATATATCTTTAAATCCTTCAAAAGTCAATAGATTTTATATTAAAAAGTCCACACTTTTAGCAAGTTAAAACAGAATTATGTAGGTTTTATCAAAATTTCAAAATAAAAAGTCCACACTTTGCGCGACTACAAAAAAGCCCACCCTGAAACAAGTTCAGGGCAGGCTCTTCAAGTCCAATACAATTGGGCGCGAGCGCTACTGAAGATTACGTGTGAGCGTCGACCCATTCGGCGTTCTTCTTGCAAGCCTCAACAGACTTCGCGAAGGCGGCCTTTTCTTCGTCGCTCATCTTGACTTCGAGAATCTTCTCGACACCGTTTGCACCGACCACGACCGGCACGCCGCAGTAGAGGCCCTTCACGCCGTATTCGCCGTTCAGCTTGGCAGCGCAAGAGAACACGCTCTTCTTGTCGAGGAGGTAGGCTTCGGCCATGTGGATGGCAGAAGTTGCCGGGCTGTAGAATGCAGAGCCGCGGCCGAGGAGGTTCACGATTTCGCCACCGGCACCGGCGGTGCGCTTGGCGAGTTCGGCGAACTTTTCCTTGCTCATGAGCTGAGAAACCGGGATACCGCCCACGGACACGCATTCCATGATGGAAACCATGGTGTCGCCATGGCCGCCCATCACGAGGGCCTTCACGTCTTCGACAGACACGCCCAGTTCGTCGGCAACGAAGCAAGCGAGACGGGCAGAATCAAGCACACCAGCCATACCGATGACCTTGTTGGCCGGGAGACCGGACTGCTTCTGCATGTTGTAAACCATAGCGTCAAGCGGGTTGGTAATCACGATGACGAATGCATCCGGAGCGTTTTCCTTGATGGCTTCGGCAACCGTCTTGATGACGCCGCAGTTCTTGTCCAGGAGGTCGTCACGGCTCATGCCCGGCATACGCGGGAAACCGGCGGTCACGATCACAACGTCTGCGCCCTTGATGGCGGAGTAGTCGGTAGAACCCTGAAGATCCACAGAAGAGTTGATGACAGAGCGGCCTTCCATAATGTCAAGAGCCTTGCCCTTCGGCATGCCCTGAGTCTGCGGAATATCGATAAGGACCACGTCGCCAAGATTCTTCTGGGCGAGCACGAGAGCCATTGTACCACCGATTTGACCAGCACCAACGAGTGCAATCTTCTTTCTAGCCATGATTTAACCTTCCTTTTAAGGTAATTAGATTTTTACGCATCAAATATAGCACTTTTTCGTGTTTCAGACAATGAAAAACACGCCATAAAGCCGAAAAACGCAAAAAATAAGCTAAGTCCACGGGGGGAAGCCTCCCCCTCGCTTCAGCCCCGGCATACGACACGTCATTGCGAACCCCGAATAGGGACGAAGCAATCCACGCCGGGTCTTCCGCTCCCCCCTCGCCTAAGGGCCCTGCCCTTAAAAACCCGTCTTCAAACAGCCCACGGCTCCAGAGTGTAAGCTCTCCTCGCTCACAAGGCCGTTCCGGAATGTTCGCTCGACGACTTATCTTCTTCCGCCTTAGGGCTGCATTCTCGCCGCTGAATTGTCTTCCCGGCCCCCGAGCCGGGATCTCCCTTTTAATCCGAGAAACAAAAACGTCATTGCCAGCATAGCACTAGCGCCTAACTATAACCATTTAACGCGCTGGCCCCTGTGGGGGAAGCAATCCACCCTAATAGAGAGCGCTCTGGCTCCGCCTGCACCGCACGCTCACATGGCCTCGGCCTTTGGCCGACGAATGTTCGCTTTGCGGTCAGGCTCTCGCCTCCGCTTTCGTCACTGTCTAGACATAAAAAAGGAGCGATTTATCGAAATTCACTCCTAGTGGGTTTAGTTGTCTTTTATGTTACAAGCAACTAGAGGCCCTGTTCTTTATAAACATCAGGCCAAAAGAGGATAGATTTAGACATAGTTAAAAACTCCTTTTTATTCCTTTATACAACGAACAGAATACATCATGTAAGTCGCTCCATAAGAGTAATACAAATCATTTTCTTCATCACGTATTCTCAAAAAATATGGATCTGATTTGCTATTCCAATAGAAAAAATAAGCCCTTGACAAATTATCATATCCAATTACACTATTGTTATAATTTCCTGCGGGAATCGCAGAAAAGCCACTTTCATTTGTACCAGGGGTTGATTCCCAAGAATCTCCTTTTATTTTTAAAACAACATTTTCACCCAAATGGGATATTAATTTTTCCCAATCTTCTTTTTTAGGAATACTCCATCCATCAGGACATATCCCTTGACGATTAGACGCAGTGGTTTTGTTTAGAGCTACTTTTCTAAGATATAGCCTTCCAAAAATGTCACATTTTTCGCTATCCTCTTTTGAATTTTGCGCTCCACCACCACAAACTGTTCCTCCACTATAAATTGTTCCTACAGTATCTTCTGGCATATAATTTAAGTTTTCGGCCATCCAAATCTGTTCACCAATGGTTACTGTTTTATATATTTGGTTGTCACGCAAATCCGTCAAGGTATTGTTTTCTGCGTCATAAATGCTCATTGCCGACGAAGACGATTCAACAGGCTTTTCACTCGACGAACTTTCCTCTACTTTTTCGCTGCTGCTGGATTCTACAGGTTTCTCGGAACTGGAGGATACTTCGTTCTTTTCGGAACTTGAAGATTCCTCGACCTTTACGGAACTGGAGGATTCTGCAGCTTTCATCGAACTCGATGATTCATCCACCTTGGCAGAACTTGAAGAATCTTCAACCTTCGCCGAACTGCTACTTGACTTCGCACTGCTGCTGGATACACTTGTCTCGCTACTGCTCGACTGCGGTGTAACGCTGGACGAAGACTCGTCGCAATCTTCGCAAATGCTCGATGAAGAGCGGATTGCTTCGCTCGAGACGGGGGTGACATTTTGAATAGAACTGCTGGACCTTTCGAATTCGCTCGACGAGGATTCTTCGACAGCCTGCACTGGCGACTTGTCGCTCGAATCGTCGCCACAAGAAACGACCAGTGCCATGCCGCACACGGCAAGGCTCGCGACTAGAAAACGCCTAAAGGCTACACGGGGGGGGGCAATAAATCTCATAAGCTTCTCTCTTTGCATCAAATATGCATAATTGTCTTAGCCCACTGAGGAATATCGTCGGTATATTTTTTTACCAGTTTCCCATCAGACATTCTGAACAAAAGCGAAGCGTCCTGGTCTTCAACCGAATTGTCATAAACATAAAGACGATCCACCGATGGGATTATCTTCTTGCAGTTGAAAATTGATTTCTGGTATCTAGAAATAATCTTAGAAATCGGGACATCATGACCGCCCTGTATCACTCGCTTTGCAATTCTAGCGGCATTGATAGATGGGTGTGAGGTCGCGACAAAAAACAAACGAATGAAATAACCTTGCTGTTTCGCACGGCAAACAAAGTCGACTTTTTCGTCCGAAGAAAAAACGGACTCAAAAATAAGGCTTTGTCGGTTCTTCAAAGATTCTTCGCGCCAGGACTTGCAATAGCGGGCAGCATCAAGAACCGCTTCAGGGGAATTCCAGTCCCCAAAACGTTCCTGGGCGATATTGTCTGGGTTGATATAGACAGCGTTTTCCAACCATTCATGTCTAAGAATCTTTGATGTAATGGTCGTTTTTCCCGAACCATTAGGGCCGGCAACAACAATAAGTACTGGGCGATGTTCTTCTGTCATGACACGCCTGTTAACGGATGGTTGCGGCAGCCTTTTCGATTTCATCGAAAAAACGTTTGGTGGCATCGGCGTTTGCTTTGCGAGCATCTTCGGCAGCTTCCCTCATGATTTGTGCAAGCATTTCATCGGTCGGTTCTTCCAAGTCCGTCAATCTGTAAGAATCAATGCTTTTTGTCGTTGTCATAAAGAGCTCCTTGATGCCGTATCATACATAATATACATTATTCCTCACATAAGAGCAATAGAATCGGCACACTAAAAAACTCAAAACAAGTCCAGCGAGCTGTCGAGGTAGATTTCTTCGCGGACTTGGAGCTGGTATTCGAGTTTGGTCATGTAGTAGAGCAAGAATTCCAGGATGACGGCGCTGCCAAGGCTGCGGCCTTCGATTTTAAAGTGGCGGAATCCTTGCGGGGCGTACATGTTTTGAATGTCATTGATTCCGATAAAGCCGGGATTTTTCATGGCGT
Protein-coding regions in this window:
- a CDS encoding FISUMP domain-containing protein; translated protein: MTDSRDGQVYRTVTIGTQTWMAENLNYAAYVDVPISLNDEGPYKSDSSSWCYDNDPVDCEKYGRLFTWGVAMDSAARYSTTGKGCGYDGGNMCTTSGFVRGICPSGWHLPSAEEWNRLLVAVGSRPKIVGGLPMAYNIGSKLKSSCGWDEDGNGTDDFGFSANPAGSATTGYFHDLGQNVYFWSSDANGYVYGISWKLSKSNDLMKATNSLKFYGRYVRCMRDEVNLPESMSLCGVKKDSWVYLNPNIDYGCMTDNRDGQVYATVSIGSQIWMAENLNYEPRDGWSACYNNTARYCDVYGRLYSFAAAMDSVNQGGCGRGVDCTPNIPHRGICPDGWHIPTRTEFDTLLSTVGIDDSTRSVGLRSKAWMLGLDDYGFSAAPTGHAYICGEDESFSSLDEITDFWSVDGSLYIKDYSAKWTNGNGRCYPRSVRCIKD
- a CDS encoding helix-turn-helix domain-containing protein, whose protein sequence is MGEQIRLARMRRKISVALAAERAGVSRASVWAVEKGSAAVAIGIYAAVLHAISGMDTDLLKVAADDELGQKLHDIELLKKYHPEGK
- a CDS encoding type II toxin-antitoxin system HipA family toxin, with translation MKQILVYENWLRAAPTRIGTLFVEGARGKEVCSFEYDNEWLKHSGSFMLDPDLSLFKGRQFVPVGKELFGIFEDSCPDRWGRTLMDRRESIIARSESRKPRKLTESDYLLGVHDMSRMGALRFKANEDGPFLSDDSDMAAPPWVALRKLNDAVAAFESDTTHSDKWLQMLIAPGSSLGGARPKANVIAPDGSLWIAKFPSKNDKINCGAWEKTVYELAEMCGLNVSESRLEKFSRYGSTFLVKRFDRESGRRIHFTSAMALLGHTDGDDDCGYTEIASFIKSAGAAPKKDLLELWKRIVFNILVSNTDDHLRNHGFLLSEKGWTLSPLFDVNPNPYGEFLSLNISDNDSTLSLELAQDVCELYGIPAAKAKATITEMQKIVKANWRKTATRNGISRNEQSFMESAFASR
- a CDS encoding family 43 glycosylhydrolase → MVMGLGKSFGFVALLGASLGVATSSAADWYAKDNLQPGHDPSMVRFEDGYALMSTNNNLQLWTSEDAYTWRDHKSTVSAIPQWAYTYAPGTEGIWAPDVFYMNGEYRVYYCVSVFGKRSSAIGYQSTKSIMPGSSGYGWTDHGHVFHTTTSDKYNAIDADVVRDTEGNYWMAFGSFGLGIQLIKLDATTGYQASDDKTVYNIARRTSSASGGAEEGPSLIEHGGQYFLFTAWDKCCQQGANIEQTTYKTAYGRADKVTGPYKDRAGYNMANGGGTILLERYGRYVGPGGGEAFQDLNRVRFVHHYYDLNGDKYNHIHIRDVVFTEDNWAEMGQPFLGRYLSAEVEHGALTRAVSGDLAITRSNTASNGEYLAYVNTEGSKIRLPMNIMQAGDYLLRYRYANGGDAAATHKVTVNGKSQTVTLPPTGSWGTFPENSVVMVPAKLKRGGNFIELEPSPNGNFAELDRIDFLRIIRDTIPANGFDNGIRVRLTKDDEFAIKDGGYAIFENVVLDSLKDIGDVFLQVKNASSGKIVIRDGKKDGTAVFTCDLSNRSLMGGGWSAAKCSGDMGLRGIKDLYLTASGISGEAILGNLIFEPMQVVCNQAPCGDPVSSSSDPSTSSGTAEPQSSSSSGTTAIAPRAVRHDLQVPARKAYRDLKGRSFEKQIPYRVMF
- the mdh gene encoding malate dehydrogenase, with product MARKKIALVGAGQIGGTMALVLAQKNLGDVVLIDIPQTQGMPKGKALDIMEGRSVINSSVDLQGSTDYSAIKGADVVIVTAGFPRMPGMSRDDLLDKNCGVIKTVAEAIKENAPDAFVIVITNPLDAMVYNMQKQSGLPANKVIGMAGVLDSARLACFVADELGVSVEDVKALVMGGHGDTMVSIMECVSVGGIPVSQLMSKEKFAELAKRTAGAGGEIVNLLGRGSAFYSPATSAIHMAEAYLLDKKSVFSCAAKLNGEYGVKGLYCGVPVVVGANGVEKILEVKMSDEEKAAFAKSVEACKKNAEWVDAHT
- a CDS encoding FISUMP domain-containing protein → MSIYDAENNTLTDLRDNQIYKTVTIGEQIWMAENLNYMPEDTVGTIYSGGTVCGGGAQNSKEDSEKCDIFGRLYLRKVALNKTTASNRQGICPDGWSIPKKEDWEKLISHLGENVVLKIKGDSWESTPGTNESGFSAIPAGNYNNSVIGYDNLSRAYFFYWNSKSDPYFLRIRDEENDLYYSYGATYMMYSVRCIKE
- a CDS encoding zeta toxin family protein, whose amino-acid sequence is MTEEHRPVLIVVAGPNGSGKTTITSKILRHEWLENAVYINPDNIAQERFGDWNSPEAVLDAARYCKSWREESLKNRQSLIFESVFSSDEKVDFVCRAKQQGYFIRLFFVATSHPSINAARIAKRVIQGGHDVPISKIISRYQKSIFNCKKIIPSVDRLYVYDNSVEDQDASLLFRMSDGKLVKKYTDDIPQWAKTIMHI